In Calliopsis andreniformis isolate RMS-2024a chromosome 8, iyCalAndr_principal, whole genome shotgun sequence, one DNA window encodes the following:
- the LOC143182503 gene encoding uncharacterized protein LOC143182503 — MRRTSFLVLLCIFKCGVAFAICTVSKHEGGGGEHLQCSNASLDTVLNQTSSDVSAIMIFNSNLGNIQPRSFSKFSRSLQSLNIHRCQVRSIDLDAFDTLANLKKLSLPNNNISRVREEWFKDLVYLEQLDLSFNHIDRIPRGIFGRLMLLKRLDIRENRLTCLSPSALPGGIDKVYFFGNPLTFECRGKLTLWMRDHGVNYKTEQSEKETWLDKLLWHCAIDADVARSETLMKECVILELFKQLQTGLSTAESYPLSVSNECVDARNLLTSCIATEAQSQDQAFTNGNIMKKLLLYLRQAKTLL, encoded by the exons ATGCGCCGTACGTCGTTTCTTGTTCTACTCTGCATTTTCAAGTGCGGTGTCGCATTCGCGATATGCACCGTGAGCAAACACGAAGGAG GTGGCGGGGAACACCTGCAGTGCTCGAACGCTAGTCTAGATACGGTACTGAACCAAACGTCGTCCGATGTGTCCGCGATAATGATATTCAACTCGAACCTGGGAAACATTCAACCACGGAGCTTCTCTAAGTTTTCAAGAAGCTTACAGTCTTTAAACATACACAGGTGCCAAGTTCGGAGTATCGATCTCGATGCGTTCGACACCTTAGCTAACTTGAAGAAACTCAGTCTGCCTAATAACAACATCTCACGAGTGAGGGAAGAATGGTTCAAAGACCTAGTGTATTTAGAACAATTGGATCTGTCTTTTAATCATATCGATAGAATCCCGCGAGGGATTTTTGGGAGGTTGATGCTGCTCAAACGACTCGACATCAGAGAGAATCGGCTAACGTGTTTGAGTCCTTCCGCACTACCAGGAGGCATCGATAAAGTCTACTTCTTCGGGAATCCTTTGACTTTCGAGTGTCGAGGAAAG TTGACTCTGTGGATGCGGGACCACGGGGTGAATTACAAAACCGAGCAAAGCGAGAAAGAGACGTGGCTGGATAAGCTGCTTTGGCATTGCGCCATCGACGCGGACGTAGCCCGATCAGAAACCCTGATGAAAGAATGTGTTATTCTGGAACTATTTAAGCAGCTACAAACGGGTTTGAGCACTGCGGAATCTTATCCACTGTCTGTATCTAACGAGTGTGTGGATGCTAGGAATCTTCTGACTAGTTGCATAGCCACGGAAGCTCAGAGTCAAGATCAGGCATTTACCAATGGAAACATAATGAAGAAACTACTGTTATACTTGCGTCAAGCTAAGACCCTTCTGTGA